The window GCCCCGCCATTCCCGTCCACATCGCCTCCCTCGGCCCGGCCAACGTGCGGATGACCGCCGAGATCGCGGACGGCTGGCTGCCCACGCTCTTCATCCCGGAGAAGGCCGCCGCCGTGTGGGGCGGCCCGCTCGCGGAGGGCACCGCCAAGCGGTCCCCGGAACTGGGCCCGCTGCAGACCGTCGCGGGCGGCCTGCTCGCCATCGGCCCGGACGCGGCCGCCGCACGGGACCTCGCGCGTCCGCAGATCGCGCTCTACGTCGGCGGCATGGGCGCGGTCGGCAAGAACTTCTACAACGACCTCGCCGTGGCCTACGGCTACGAGGAGGAGGCCCGGAAGATCCAGGACCTCTACCTCTCCGGACGCAAGCGCGACGCCGCGGCCGCCGTCCCGGACGAGTTCTGCGAGCTGATGACGCTGTGCGGCCCCGAGGGCTACGTACGCGAACGCGTCGAGGCCTTCCGCGAGGCGGGCGTCACCATGCTCAACGTCACCCCGGTCGGCCCCGATCCGGCCCGGCTGATCGAAACCGTCAAGAGCTGGCTCTAGGGGGCCCCATGCAACGCCGCATCTTCGACGCCGACCACGAGGCGTTCAGGGAAACCGTGCGCACCTTCCTCAGCAAGGAGGTGCTGCCGCACTACGAGCAGTGGGAGAAGGACGGCATCGTCAGCCGTGAGGCCTGGCGGGCCGCGGGCCGCCAGGGGCTGCTGGGGCTCGCCGTACCGGAGGAGTACGGAGGCGGCGGGAACACCGACTTCCGCTACGCCGCCGTGATCGCCGAGGAGTTCACCCGCGCGGGCGCCCCCGGGCTGGCCATCGGTCTGCACAACGACATCATCGGGCCGTATCTGACCTCGCTCGCCACCGAGGAGCAGAAGCGCCGCTGGCTGCCCGGCTTCTGCTCCGGCGAGACCATCACCGCCATCGCGATGACCGAACCGGGCGCGGGCTCTGACCTCCAGGGGATCCGGACCACCGCCGAGGACCGCGGCGACCACTGGGTGCTGAACGGCTCCAAGACCTTCATATCCAACGGCATCCTCGCCGACCTGGTGATCGTGGTCGCGAAGACCACCCCCGAGGGCGGTGCGCACGGCCTGTCGCTCCTGGTCGTCGAGCGCGGCACCGAGGGCTTCGAGCGCGGCCGCAACCTCGACAAGATCGGCCAGAAGTCCCAGGACACCGCCGAGCTGTTCTTCAACGACGTACGCGTCCCGAAGGAGAACCTGCTCGGTGAGTTGAACGGCGCCTTCGTCCACCTGATGACCAATCTCGCGCAGGAGCGGATGGGCATCGCGATGGCCGGCATCGCCGCCGCCGAGCACCTGCTGGAGATCACCACCCAGTACGTGAAGGAGCGGGAGGCCTTCGGCCGTCCGCTGGCCAAGCTGCAGCACATCCGGTTCGAGATCGCGGAGATGGCCACCGAGGTCGCCGTCACCCGGACCTTCCTCGACCGGTGCATCACCGACCACTCCAACGGCGAACTGGACCACGTGCACGCCTCGATGGCCAAGTGGTGGGCCACCGAACTGCAGAAGCGCGTCGCCGACCGCTGCCTCCAGCTCCACGGCGGCTACGGCTACATGACCGAATACCGGGTCGCACGGGCCTTCACCGACGGCCGGATCCAGACCATCTACGGCGGCACGACCGAGATCATGAAAGAGATCATCGGGCGTTCGCTGCTCGGCTGAACCCCCTCTGCCTCCCTCTTCCTCCCCCTTGGAAACCTCCGAAAGGCTTGACCAGTGAGCACCGAAGCTTACGTATACGACGCGATCCGCACCCCGCGCGGTCGCGGCAAGGCCAACGGCGCCCTGCACGGCACCAAGCCGATCGACCTGGTCGTCGGACTCATCCACGCCCTGCGCGAGCGCAACCCGGGCCTCGACCCCGCCACCATCGACGACATCGTGCTCGGCGTCGTCGGCCCGGTCGGTGACCAGGGCTCCGACATCGCCCGTATCGCGGCGATCGCCGCCGGGCTCCCGGACACCGTGGCCGGCGTCCAGGAGAACCGCTTCTGCGCCTCGGGCCTGGAGGCCGTCAACCTGGCCGCCGCCAAGGTCCGTTCCGGCTGGGAGGACCTCGTCCTCGCGGGCGGCGTGGAGTCCATGTCCCGCGTCCCGATGGCCTCCGACGGCGGCGCCTGGTTCGCCGACCCGATGACCAACTGGGACACCGGCTTCGTCCCGCAGGGCATCGGCGCCGACCTGATCGCCACCATCGAGGGCTTCTCCCGGCGCGACGTGGACGAGTACGCGGCCCTGTCGCAGGAGCGCGCCGCCGCGGCCATCAAGGACGGCCGCTTCGCGAAGTCCGTGGTCCCGGTCACCGACCGCAACGGCCTGATCGTCCTGGACCACGACGAGTTCGTCCGCCCCGGCACCACCGCCGACACCCTCGCCAAGCTGAAGCCCTCCTTCGCCGACATCGGCGAGCTCGGCGGCTTCGACGCGGTCGCGCTGCAGAAGTACCACTGGGTCGAGAAGATCGACCACGTCCACCACGCGGGCAACTCCTCCGGCATCGTCGACGGCGCCTCGCTCGTCGCGATCGGCTCCCGCGAGGCGGGCGAGCGCAACGGTCTGACCCCGCGCGCCCGGATCGTCTCGGCGGCCGTCTCCGGCTCCGAGCCCACCATCATGCTCACCGGCCCCGCCCCCGCCACCCGCAAGGCCCTCGCCAAGGCCGGACTGACCATCGACGACATCGACCTGGTCGAGATCAACGAGGCCTTCGCGGGCGTCGTCCTGCGCTTCGTCAAGGACATGGGCCTGTCCCTCGACAAGGTCAACGTCAACGGCGGCGCCATCGCGCTCGGCCACCCGCTCGGCGCCACCGGCGCGATGATCCTCGGCACGATCGTCGACGAGCTGGAGCGCCAGGACAAGCGCTACGGGCTCGTCACCCTCTGCGTCGGCGGCGGCATGGGCGTCGCCACCATCGTCGAACGCCTCTGATCCGTCCTGTTCCCCCTGCCCACCGGACCTTCCGAAACGAAAGCAGTGACCATGAGCGAGTCCACCACGATCCGCTGGGAACAGGACGAGACCGGCGTCGTCACCCTGATCCTCGACGACCCCAACCAGTCCGCCAACACGATGAACCAGGCCTTCAAGGACTCCATCGCAGGCGTAGCCGACCGCGCCGAGGCCGAGAAGGACTCCATCCGGGGCATCATCTTCACCTCCGCCAAGAAGACCTTCTTCGCGGGCGGCGACCTCAAGGACATGATCCAGCTGCGCCCCGAGCACGCGCAGATCGCCTTCGACACCGGCACCGAGATCAAGCGCTCCCTGCGCCGCATCGAGACCCTCGGCAAGCCCGTCGTCGCCGCCATCAACGGCGCCGCGCTCGGCGGCGGTTACGAGATCGCGCTGGCCTCCCACCACCGCGTCGCCCTCGACGCCCCCGGCTCGAAGATCGGCCTGCCCGAGGTCACCCTGGGCCTCCTCCCCGCCGGTGGCGGAGTCACCCGTACCGTGCGCCTGATGGGCATCGCCGACGCGCTGCTCAAGGTGCTGCTCCAGGGCACCCAGTACACCCCGCAGCGCGCCCTGGACAACGGCCTCGTGCACGAACTGGCCGCCACCCCCGAGGAGATGCTGGCCAAGGCCCGCGCCTTCATCGACGCGAACCCCGAGTCGAAGCAGCCCTGGGACGTACCCGGCTACAAGATCCCGGGCGGTACGCCGTCCAACCCGCGGTTCGCCGCCAACCTCCCGGCCTTCCCGGCCAGCCTGAAGAAGCAGCTGAACGGGGCCCCCTACCCGGCGCCGCGCAACATCCTGGCCTGCGCCGTCGAGGGCTCCCAGGTGGACTTCGAGACCGCGCTCACCATCGAGGCCCGCTACTT is drawn from Streptomyces sp. NBC_01232 and contains these coding sequences:
- a CDS encoding LLM class F420-dependent oxidoreductase, whose product is MELSMMLDYAGDPRRAADEAAALEAAGLDAVWVAEAWGFDSPTIMGYLAARTERLKIGSAILNVYSRTPGLIAQTAAGLDALSGGRAMLGLGASGPQVVEGWHGMAYDKPLGRTRETVELCRRIWRRETIDHHGITDMPLPPEKGGRHGKPLKILTRPVRPAIPVHIASLGPANVRMTAEIADGWLPTLFIPEKAAAVWGGPLAEGTAKRSPELGPLQTVAGGLLAIGPDAAAARDLARPQIALYVGGMGAVGKNFYNDLAVAYGYEEEARKIQDLYLSGRKRDAAAAVPDEFCELMTLCGPEGYVRERVEAFREAGVTMLNVTPVGPDPARLIETVKSWL
- a CDS encoding acyl-CoA dehydrogenase family protein encodes the protein MQRRIFDADHEAFRETVRTFLSKEVLPHYEQWEKDGIVSREAWRAAGRQGLLGLAVPEEYGGGGNTDFRYAAVIAEEFTRAGAPGLAIGLHNDIIGPYLTSLATEEQKRRWLPGFCSGETITAIAMTEPGAGSDLQGIRTTAEDRGDHWVLNGSKTFISNGILADLVIVVAKTTPEGGAHGLSLLVVERGTEGFERGRNLDKIGQKSQDTAELFFNDVRVPKENLLGELNGAFVHLMTNLAQERMGIAMAGIAAAEHLLEITTQYVKEREAFGRPLAKLQHIRFEIAEMATEVAVTRTFLDRCITDHSNGELDHVHASMAKWWATELQKRVADRCLQLHGGYGYMTEYRVARAFTDGRIQTIYGGTTEIMKEIIGRSLLG
- a CDS encoding acetyl-CoA C-acetyltransferase, encoding MSTEAYVYDAIRTPRGRGKANGALHGTKPIDLVVGLIHALRERNPGLDPATIDDIVLGVVGPVGDQGSDIARIAAIAAGLPDTVAGVQENRFCASGLEAVNLAAAKVRSGWEDLVLAGGVESMSRVPMASDGGAWFADPMTNWDTGFVPQGIGADLIATIEGFSRRDVDEYAALSQERAAAAIKDGRFAKSVVPVTDRNGLIVLDHDEFVRPGTTADTLAKLKPSFADIGELGGFDAVALQKYHWVEKIDHVHHAGNSSGIVDGASLVAIGSREAGERNGLTPRARIVSAAVSGSEPTIMLTGPAPATRKALAKAGLTIDDIDLVEINEAFAGVVLRFVKDMGLSLDKVNVNGGAIALGHPLGATGAMILGTIVDELERQDKRYGLVTLCVGGGMGVATIVERL